The Alligator mississippiensis isolate rAllMis1 chromosome 14, rAllMis1, whole genome shotgun sequence DNA segment tatgATTCTTTTATTTATTACAAAGATAAGATTGAATAGATTTGTTTATTGTAGATTTAGTCAATGCATCTACTTTCAGGTCTAGACTTGATGCTTGCTTCCACCCTCACTCCCATATAGTTTTGTGGGGAGGGGCTTACAAACCAATTATGTGGATGTTCAATTAGCTTGAATTCCAACTATTTGCCTGGCTTGTATTCCTAAAATTGAACCGACATGACCTTCCCTGCTTTGCTTGGGCATTCACTTTCATCTCCTGTCTGTGCTGCTTGTTGAAGTCCATCACCTACACCATAAGTGAAGTGCACCTGGCTTATCCTGGCTTTACTTGAGAGACTGTGCTAGCAAAGTACTTAAACTTTGGGTAAAATTGAACAACTGGTACTGTCAGGGTTTGCAACACCAAACAGATTGCTTTCTAGTGGTGGTTCTGACAGCTTCCAAACTTGGAATGATGTCCTTAAAGGTTGTTGCATCTGTGCTATGGAAAAGTAAACCAGAACCTTGTCAACCCGTGCTTTGCTCAGGACACTTGGCTAGAGATAGGTGGGAACATCAGTGTGAGGTAGAGATGGAAAATGACAAGAGGTTTTAATTTAGCccaacttctttttctttctccccttccaaTACAGGTGACAGAGCTGAATGAGCCACTGTCTAATGAAGAAAGGAACCTGTTGTCTGTGGCCTATAAAAATGTAGTGGGAGCACGGCGCTCTTCCTGGCGTGTAATCAGTAGCATTGAGCAGAAGACATCTGCTGATGGTAACGAAAAGAAGATAGAAATGGTACGGGCCTACCGTGAGAAAATAGAGAAGGAATTGGAAGCTGTATGCCAAGATGTGCTGAGCCTGCTGGACAACTATCTGATCAAGAACTGCAGTGAGACACAGTATGAAAGTAAAGTCTTTTACCTGAAGATGAAGGGGGACTATTATCGCTACCTGGCTGAGGTGGCCACAGGTGAGAAGAGGGCGACTGTGGTAGAGTCTTCGGAGAAAGCCTATAGTGAAGCCCATGAGATCAGCAAGGAGCACATGCAGCCAACTCATCCCATCAGGCTTGGCCTGGCACTTAACTACTCAGTTTTCTACTACGAGATCCAGAATGCTCCCGAGCAGGCGTGCCACCTGGCCAAGACAGCGTTTGATGATGCCATTGCAGAGCTGGACACCCTCAACGAGGATTCCTACAAAGACTCAACGCTCATCATGCAGCTCCTTCGTGACAACCTAACGCTCTGGACAAGTGATCAGCAAGACGACGATGGTGGAGAAGGCAACAATTAGACCCCCAAATGGACTGGCAGCCGCACGCTGATGCTACTACTGcagtctttatttttttcccacaagtggggggggtcaggggtgggggaggggaagggagggatgacCTTCCCAGGGAGGCCCCCACGACCTGTCTTTGATTGCCTCTTTGACATTTTTGCCAAAACACCACTAGTGGAAGTCGGGCTGGCTGTGCTGGTATGGAATGGCAGCCTCACACTGGCATATGGACTGTTCTGTAGATTATTAATACAAGTGGAGCTGTCTTTAATTTAACTTTATTGCTAGAAATAAAAGGGTTTTAAGATGAAATAACTTGAATGGAATGgccctcattttttaaaaaaaaaatgaagttctgTGGTTCCAGTAAGGATTTATGTGCACGTCTTCTTCAGTTCAAGTGCTGTATGTTTGTTACCATATAGCGGTGTGCCCTGTGGCATGCTCAGTCTGTCATGGCGTAGCTTATAATCCCCAAACTGAAAGATTTTTAAATTTGGGGTTTGTTAATCCCCAGGGATTAGGCCATTTAACCTTTTGTTAAGATGTTTATTAGGGTAGCTTTACAGTATTAACACTAAATTACAGTTTACAGTATTTCTACATTACAGCCATATgtgacatcaagccattgattgtataatttttttttgctagttCATTTTGGCTTGCCATCCTTATCTGGTCCTAGCCGGTGGACTGGTTTAGCTATTCTTTGTCTCCCAAAGTGAGAAGACTGCCTGCTTGAGGAACATCAAagctgctctatttttttttttttttttccaacttgaCAGGTGCTTGGCAAGCGGCTGTTTTAAACTATTAGTCCACAGTAAAGGAATTACACAATTAGAAAGGGGGGAAAGCCTTTAAACTAAAAATGCCACTAAATAAAGTTAATTCAGGTCTGTATGTCATGTACTGTTTGGTATTTCAAAAACTATCCTGATTTAGGGTGCCGCAGCTCCTCCTCAGGGATTACACTGCCATTTCACTTGCACCTGACTTTTTCTCGCACTGTACCATGAAGCTCATCGGCAGATCTCTGGCACCCAGACTCCCTTGTCAGCTCTCATGGAAGCTGGGTGTTCGTTCACCTGAGAGAGTTCATGGTGTAATGAGTGAAATTTCAGGATCTTAAAAACTAAATTTGGTAGAGAAATCCACAAAGGAAGAGCTAGTCATAAATGTTTCTGCCCAACATAACTTAACCCTGTAATTTAGTTCTGTTTTAAAACCTCctccttttttaattattttatttttaaaagactatTTTATTTGGGTTGGTGAAAATGATAAAAAGCTTACCGGGTAATATTTACTCTTATTTGAGTAATGATTTTTTTACATGGTTGGTGGAAGTTCACTGTTTCCTTCTCTGACTTGCAGATCGCTGTACTCTGTGGCTTCTTAACTAAAGTTTACGCGGTAGAAGGAAACCGCATTTGTGTCACACTTAAAACAGGCTTTCATTGTCCCTTTTGCTAGTCAGTCTAAACAGAGCATTTTGGTGTTGCATATACAGTACAATTCGTTATGTTCAATTGGGTAGCAAGTCTGGCATTATTAGACTTCTAGAGCtagctttttcctttttaatttttaattgagCAAAGTTAATAGGCCCTTTTCAGGAAAGAGAGTTCCTACTGGGTTGCTTTTAAAGGTGATGTTCCTTACAAAATTGACCCTGCAAAGATGGATGGAAATCCATGTGAATATGTGCTTGTTTGGTCCTATCGCACATACTTGGTGAATGTACTATATGCAACATCTCTTAGCTTACAAAAAGTGGCTTCAGTGGAAGGCCACCTCCTGTAAATTAAACCAAAATAGCCTGATTAAGGAACCCTACTGGAAAGATCAATAAAGAGACTTGCAGCTTAGGTAACTGACAGAAACCTACAGGAAATGCCTTGGACTGGAAGATTTTATTTAGGCTTCTTAACTCTTTATTTAATTTACCTTCATGTTCAGTGAGCAGTGTTGTCCCTACCTGTATAATTTGGAAGTGATTTACTGGAATTACAaaacctattttttttatttcagcttttGCTCTGGCTGCTTTAGACAATTTAAACAGGAAAGATCGCACAAGAGGGCTAAATGTGGAGTGGGGTTGGGGACTTGATTTTTAAGCAGCTTGAAtggtttctttcatttttttaagaaaTGCACTTGCCTATGATACTGTCTCTCCAGTGAAATGACTGCTCCATTACTCTATTGATACAATATTGTGCATGCTAGTGTCGTATTTCTATACAGTAGCTTGAAATTTATTAACTTATACTGTAGATGTTATGTATTCCTATGACAAAATAGTCTTCaaaaattttttaaagttttttaatttattttttttttcttttgggggtaAAGTTTGCTCTACCAAATAGTGATCGTAACAAACTGATCTGTTATGGATGTTGCTATAGTGACATGCAATTATAtatgattttgtttaaaaaaaaatttaaaaaaaaaggaaaaaagcaaaagaaaacaccaGTGTTAGCTTAATCTTAATGTCTGGTGTTCGTCATGGTGAAATTATAACTATTACAGTGTAGGAGAACAATGACTATGTTCTTTGAATGAGCCTTTGTTTGTGCTTTTTGTCATGTTATGCAGTGAACTATTTTTAAGGTCTAATCAGTGATTATTTTTCCAACTCCGTGTTTCTGTAAGGAATTATTTCACACACGGACCATTCTTAGCAGTTTTCCTCAGTGATGGAATATCATGAATGTGAGTCATTATGTAGCCGTTGTACATTGAGCAAATAAAC contains these protein-coding regions:
- the YWHAG gene encoding 14-3-3 protein gamma, whose amino-acid sequence is MVDREQLVQKARLAEQAERYDDMAAAMKNVTELNEPLSNEERNLLSVAYKNVVGARRSSWRVISSIEQKTSADGNEKKIEMVRAYREKIEKELEAVCQDVLSLLDNYLIKNCSETQYESKVFYLKMKGDYYRYLAEVATGEKRATVVESSEKAYSEAHEISKEHMQPTHPIRLGLALNYSVFYYEIQNAPEQACHLAKTAFDDAIAELDTLNEDSYKDSTLIMQLLRDNLTLWTSDQQDDDGGEGNN